The following are encoded in a window of Campylobacter concisus ATCC 51562 genomic DNA:
- the htpX gene encoding zinc metalloprotease HtpX: MEIFKTAFLMVTLMLIFIAVGGYIGGEHGMMIAFLIAAGTNIFSYFFSDTIVLKRYNAIPVDESNAHGLYEIISRLTQKANLPMPKIYIIPEEVPNAFATGRNPSHAAVAVTEGLLKILNENEIEGVLAHELSHVRHYDILTGSIAAILAGAIAMLANFVKVGGIAGQSNGSRRGGGNAIVMLALAILMPIAATIIQMAISREREYKADKGAAYLTGHPEWLASALRKLESYSNSYVMQNASEQSAHMFIVNPFGSLTNKLGVLFRTHPSTSDRIAELQRLEQEIKRSM; encoded by the coding sequence ATGGAAATTTTTAAAACTGCTTTTTTAATGGTTACTTTAATGCTGATTTTTATCGCTGTTGGCGGATATATTGGAGGCGAGCATGGCATGATGATCGCCTTTTTGATAGCGGCTGGCACAAATATCTTTTCATATTTTTTTAGTGATACCATAGTGCTTAAAAGATATAACGCTATCCCGGTTGATGAGAGTAACGCTCACGGGCTTTATGAGATCATATCTCGCCTCACACAAAAGGCGAATTTGCCTATGCCAAAAATTTACATCATCCCAGAAGAAGTACCAAACGCCTTTGCCACAGGCCGCAATCCAAGCCACGCAGCTGTCGCGGTAACCGAGGGGCTTTTAAAAATTTTAAATGAAAACGAGATCGAGGGCGTGCTAGCTCACGAGCTAAGCCACGTAAGGCACTACGACATCCTAACTGGCTCAATCGCTGCCATACTAGCTGGTGCTATCGCAATGCTTGCAAATTTTGTTAAGGTTGGTGGTATTGCTGGGCAAAGCAACGGTTCAAGAAGAGGTGGCGGTAATGCCATCGTTATGCTAGCACTTGCTATACTCATGCCAATAGCTGCCACAATCATACAAATGGCGATCTCAAGGGAGCGCGAGTATAAGGCAGACAAGGGCGCAGCTTATCTAACAGGACACCCAGAGTGGCTGGCTAGTGCTTTAAGAAAGCTTGAGAGCTACTCAAATTCTTACGTTATGCAAAACGCGAGCGAACAAAGTGCTCATATGTTTATCGTAAATCCATTTGGCTCGCTAACTAACAAGCTTGGCGTACTTTTTAGAACGCATCCAAGCACTAGCGATAGGATCGCTGAGCTTCAAAGGCTTGAGCAAGAAATAAAAAGAAGTATGTAA